TTTTTTTGGGTCTAGAGAAGATACTTTCATATAACTTCTTTCCGTTCCTTCAAAAGGTTCGAAAAATCGAAGTTCGGTCTGCATTTCCAAAGCATCAACGTTGATCATTTTGATCTCTTGTTCGCCTACACCAACATCTTTTACTTGGCTTTCCCAACGGGAAATGAACCCAACTGTACCATCTTGGCCCGTAAAAATTTTTTTCATTTCGGGATCACGTTTTGCCCAGACACTATATTGGTCTTGGTTTTTTAATAAGCGAATGAATGCAAATACATCACTTGCTGATTTTGAGATATCAATAGACCTCTCCACTTGGTAGGTGGAAGGTAAAAATATTGCCAATACAAGTGGGACCGCGATGATTCCAATGATTCCAATCGAGATTTTTTTGCCTAGATTCATAACTCGTAAATTTGATTCAAAAAATCTCTTTAGTCAATTGATTTAACCACGAGGACGTAAATTCCAACTAAAAATCAGTAGGAAAATAGCAATTAGGGTTGAGACCAAAATCGCTCCAAGTGCAACATCCCAGGAATAATTTGTTGATAAAACAGCAATTCCTTTGCCTTGTGCTGTTCGTCCAAGTGATCCAAATAAACCAATAAACCCGGCAGCTGTCCCCACTGCTTTTTTCGAAGTAAAATCCATACCGGCAACACCTAACAACATAACTGGTGGATAAATAAATAATCCAATTAAACCAAACATTAGGTAGTCGAACCAAATATTACCAGGAGGATTTAATAAAATACCCAAAAAGGCGAAGAAGATTGGTATGATGCAGAATAAACTCACCATCCCCCGCCTTCCATCAAAACGATCAGATACCCATCCCATTAGAATTGTGGAACCAATTCCTCCAAACTCTAAAATGAATGTGGAATACCCACCTCCAAGTAGATCGGCACCTTTCGTTTCTTTTAAATAAGTTGGACCCCAATCAATTAAACTATAACGTATTATATAAACAAAAAAGTTAATAATAGCAAACAACCAAATATATTTATTCAATAGTACTTGTTCGAAAATCAGCTGTTTGGTGGTAAGTTCTTTTTCATGATCTTCTTTTTCTTCTGGTGGATAATCATTTCGATACACTTCGATAGGTGGAAGACCTTCGGATTGAGGAGTATCAACAAGTCGGAGGTAAATATAAAAACTTCCGATAAGTGCGATGATTCCTGGAACAAAAAATGCGTATTGCCAACCAAACTTTGCTGCAGAATGGGATGCAATCACTCCAACAATTCCGCCTCCAATATTATGTGCAATATTCCAAAATGCAAACGTAGTCCCTCTTTCACGGACAGAATACCAATGTCCTAAAGAACGTCCGCAGGGAGGCCAACCCATTCCTTGTACAATACCATTTGCACCCCATAAAAAAAGATGGATCCAATAATGATTCGCAAATCCAAAAGAAAAATTTAAAATGGCTGTTAGAAATAGTCCTACTGCCATAAATTTTCTAGGATTGGACCTATCGGACAATGCTCCCATAAAAAATTTTCCAATCCCATAGGTGATAGCAGTCACAGCTAAAATGTCACCTAAGTCTGATTTGGTATAAGACAAAGCTTCTCCTATCTCTTTTGATACTGGAGAAAAATTGTTTCGCGTAAGGTAGTAAACCGTATAACCAACGAAAGTTGATTCTAAGACTTGGAAACGCAATTTTGGATAATGAGATTTGATCTCTTCATCTGATTTTTGTGGAATGGCTGGTGCAGGTGCAAACCACTGCCGAAGGGACTTGTACATAAACTTGGAAATTGATGTCTAATCAATAGGAGTCAAGTGTATTCTCATGAACAAAGATATAAGAAATGGTTTTATTGACACAATAGGAAATACACCTCTCATCCGAATTCGATCTTTAAGTGAAGAAACCGGATGTGAAATCCTTGGCAAAGCGGAATTCTTAAACCCAGGCGGATCAGTAAAGGACCGTGCTGCCTTGTACATCATCCAAGATGCTGAAAAAAAAGGCCTTCTCAAAAAAGGGGGAACCGTTGTCGAAGGCACTGCCGGGAATACTGGGATAGGATTGACTCATATATGTAATGCGAAAGGATATAAATCGATCATCGTCATTCCTGAAACCCAATCCAAAGAAAAAATAGAAATGCTACGAACGTTAGGTGCAGAAGTTATACTTGTCCCTGCAGTTCCTTATGCGGATCCAGGAAATTATGTTAGAGTTTCAGAACAAATTGCAAAAGAAACAGCAAATTCTCTTTGGGCCAATCAATTTGATAACCTTGCTAACAGGGATGCACATTTTGAAACCACTGGTCCAGAAATATGGAACCAAACCCAAGGTAAAATTGATGTTTGGACAACTTCCATCGGTACTGGTGGAACTTATGCAGGTACGGCAATGTTTTTAAAATCAAAAAATCCTAATACCAAATGTATTGTGGCAGATCCTTATGGATCAGGAATTTATTCTTATGTAAAAACGGGAAGTATCACCATCGAAGGATCTTCCATAACAGAAGGAATTGGGCAAGGCCGAATCACAAAAAACATGGAAGGAATGCCAGCTGATGATGCGATTCGAATTCATGATAAAGAAGCATTGGCAATCTTACAGAAAGTTTTAAAAGAAGATGGTTTGTTTATGGGTGGAAGTGTTGGCATTAATTTGGCAGCTGCCTACCAAATTGCGAAACAAATTGGTCCTGGCCATACAATCGTTACTGTGTTATGTGATACGGGAACCAAGTACCAATCAAAAATTTACAATGCGGATTTTTTAAAATCCAAAGGATTATGAGATTGGAATGAATTCAATTTCTATAAAGGTGATTATTTTTATCGTCCAACATTCATAAGACTAGTAAAAAGCTCGCAAGCAGTTGTTGAGCCCAATTCACAAGCGTCATTCAACTCACCTAAAGCTTTTGTTATTTCATCTACTTGTTTTGTTTTTAAGCGTAAATTCGCAATCCCTTCCAATTCTTTGGCTTTTTTCAATTGGTCATTTATGTTTGCAAATTTCCATTGTGAATTTCTTTTTTCATATACCAAGCTATCTAAAAACATTTTTACATCTTTTTGGATCATTGGATAAACCGATTCATAACAAGTGATGATGATGATAAAACCAAAATCCTCATCTGTAGATGTGATATAATGTTGGATGATTGTATCTTCTTTATCTTTAAATGTTCCAACCATCCCGATAAATTTATAAACTTCCTTTTCTTTTGTATCGTTTAATTTCTGAAGGTTATAATATTCACGGATATTAGTAATCATTGTATATTTTTTAGATTCCAAATGATGGAGAATGGGATCCAAATATTGTTTGTTGTCTGATGATTTAAATAAAATGACAAGTGCAGGAATGATTTCTCGTCCCGACTCTTCAACCAATCCATTCGTTCTAAAATGATCAAGTTTTGTAGTTTGACCATTGGATCGGCGATTGGTCAAATACCAATTAGGTGGCAATTGGAACAAAATACAATGGGAACCCAAACAAGTTTTCCACTTTTCCGTTTCTGCCTTAAGTGGCGAAATGATAATGATGCAACAAAATAAAACGGATAAGAAAATTTTCGGATTTTTCATCCAATTAATTCCTTTCTATCTTTAAAAAAATCAAGTGCATTTGGATTTGCGAGTGCATTTTTATTTTTAACTTCGAGACCAGCTACTGTTTGTTTGACGGCGATTTCTACTTTTTTACCATTAACAGTATAAGGAATTTCTGGAACTGAAAGAACTATCGAAGGAACATGTCTTGGTGATGTTTCGAGTTTAATTTGTTCTTTGATTTTTCGAATCAATGGTTCTTCCAAAATCTTTCCATCTGCTAAAACAACAAACAAAACTACTCTTACATCATCTTTGTAATCTTGACCAATGATCACCGAATCTTTGATTTCAGGAATTTTAGAAATTACAGAATATATGTCTGCTGTTCCAATGCGTACACCACCTGGATTAAGTGTTGCATCAGACCTACCATAGATAATCACTCCATCCTCATTTGTAATAGATGCAAAGTCACCATGGCACCATATATTGTCATAGGTTTCAAAATAAGCAGATTTATACTTTACCCCTGATTCATCGTTCCAAAAATACAATGGCATGGATGGAAAAGGTGTTGGGCATACCAATTCTCCTTTTTCACCAACAACAGATTTTCCCATATCGTCAAATACTTGCACGTCCATTCCTAATCCTTTGCATTGAATTTGACCAGCAAACACGGATAAGCTGGGGTTTCCCAGTGCAAAACATCCATTAAGATCGGTTCCACCGGATATGGAAGACAACTGAACATCTTTTTTTATATTTTCATACACATATAAGAATCCTGAGGCTGGCAAAGGAGAACCTGTTGAAAGGATTACTTTGAGTTCGGGAAGTGAAAATTTTGATTTAACTGATATGTTTTCTTCTTCTAACACCGAAAGATACTTCGCACTTGTTCCAAAAATGTGAATGGATTCTTTTTCCGCCATATCCCAAAGATTTTCCCAATTTGGAAAAAATGGATTTCCATCAAACTGAAATAAAGTGGCGCCAAGAGCAAGGACCGATTGGGACCAATTCCACATCATCCATCCACAAGTTGTATAATAAAAAAATCGATCTCCTTCCTTGAGATTACAATGTAAGGATAATTCCTTTGTATGATTTAATAAAACTCCTCCACCTTGAACAATACATTTTGGTAATCCAGTTGTACCTGAAGAAAACATGATGTAAACCGGATCCGAAAAACCAATTGGGATATATTCCAAATTGGTTTCCTTGGCTGCTTCTATTTCTGAATAACGGATTGGATTGACGATTTTTCCAAACTCATGGATTGGTTCTATGAATTCATAAACAATACTTTGTTTGAGTTCTGAATTAGGGGAAGAGAAAAGAGTTTGGGTCACTTCTTCCAATTTATCTATGATCGAAATTTTTTTACCTTTGAATAAATAAGATTCTACTGAAATCACTACTTTGGGAAGGATTTGTTCAAATCGATCTAATATCCCTTTTACTCCAAAATCTGGTGATGCACTTGACCATATAGCACCTAACGATGTGGTTGCCAACATTCCAATGGTTGAGATAGGGGCATTTGGAACAATCCCAACAATTCGATCCCCTTTTTTGACACCCAAAGATTTTAAATGTTTTTGTAAACGAATGACTTCCCGTTTTAGGTCAAAATAGGTTAACCTTTGTACGTTCCCATTTTCACCATAAAATACAATTGCATCTTTGTTAGGTTTTCCTTTCTCTAATAAATTTTCTGCAAAATTATATGTAAGATCCGGGAACCATTTACTTTCCGAAAAATGTGAACCTCGTTTTAATGTTTGGGATGGTTTGTTTTTTAGAATGAAACCCGAAAAGAATAACCACTCTTTCCAAAAAACTTCATGTTCTTCGATTGAGAATTTATGAAATGAAACATAATCTGGAAAGGATTTTCCTAATTTAGTTTCTAAATGATTTTGAAAACGAGTTAAATTGTTATCGAAATTGACGGGAGTCCATAAAGCATTTTGTGCCATCTTGAGAACAGATCTTCGCGAATTTACATATAATGGCAAGTATGTTACAGAAATGAGTAGTAGAAAAAAATATTCCAGAAATTGTAGGGAAAATGCTATTCAATTCGATTGATTATTTCTACTTTTTTATCACTTGTTATATCACTTATTGGATTTCACCATCTCGTTTTCGTAAATATATCCTAATTTTATTTTCCTTAATATTTTACGGCTATTGGAGTGGTTCTTTTTTAATACATTTCGTACTCTTTATCGTTATCACTCACCTTTGTGTAATCGGTATCTTAAAAACCAAAAAGAAAATATTTTTAATTTTTGGTGTCTTAATCAATTTAATCAATTTATGTTTTTTTAAGTACATACTTACCTACTTAAAATATCTCATGTCTGAAGGGGAACTTACCATCCCATTCTTTCAATCGTTATCTGAATTTGTATTACCTTTAGCGATCAGTTTTTATACCTTCCAAATGATTGCTTATTTAGTAGATGCATGGAGAGGAAAATTTACAGAATCTCCTTTCCTAAATTTTCTACTTTTTATTTTATTTTTCCCACAACTCATCGCAGGTCCAATCATGCGACACGATGATTTTTACGACCAAATAGATCATGCCAAGTTATCATTAGATTATGTACAACGAGGAATTTTACACATTCTATCGGGTCTTATAAAAAAAGTTCTCATCGCAGACCAATTAGCAAAATTGATCAATCCTGTTTATGCTAATCCAAGCGAATACGATGGAATTTCCATCATACTCTCCACATTTGCATTTTCATTCCAAGTGTATGGAGATTTTTCCGGTTACACGGATTTGGCTAGAGGATCCGCCTTTTTATTAGGATATGAAATCCCGGAAAATTTTCGATCTCCATTTTTGTCTGTTAGTTTTGCAGAACTTTGGGGTCGATGGCATTATACATTATCAACTTGGATTAGAGACTACCTTTATATCCCACTTGGAGGGAATCGTGTATCCGAAGTTAGATATAATATCAACACTGTAATTGTGATGTCACTTTCAGGTTTGTGGCATGGTAATACTTATACATTTTTTCTATGGGGGTTTTTCCACGGTATTTTTTTGACAATTGAAAGATCTTTTTTTGGAAAACCTAATCGAAGTTCCATGACACTCCTCAAAAAAATTTTTGCAGTGATTTGGGTTTTCACAATTTTCTCATTCCTTGCAACTTTTTTTAGAATTGATACCTTGGAAAAAATCGTATCATTTTGGACATCCAGTATCAACTTACAAGGTAAAATCATTTATAAACCAGATTTTTGGGGACTCATCATCGGAAGTTATGCCATTCAAATGATTGAATACAAAAATTATTTCCAAGACAAATTAAAACCATATATACAATGGTTAATTCCTATTTTTGCAATTTTAATGTATTATGCTCTGGTTAAAATTGAAGCGGCAACTGAAACATTTATCTATTTTCAATTCTGAGAAATAACATGACTCCAAAAAAAGTTTATTTTTATCCACTGCTACTAGTTCTTTTCATTTTTGTTATAGATAAGATTGCATGTATTCCCAAATTTCGGGAGGCTGCTCGAAGGCCTTATAAGTCGGGACAAAATATACTGATTGGGTTTCCGAAAGTTTGGGAAGAAACAAAACAATTACAATCCGAGAATCAAAACGTTGTTGTTGTGACGGGATCTTCCAGATCTGATATTTTTCACGAATGGGAATCTATCCCTGTAAATAAAAACACTTATTCAAAACCAATTTATTTCGAAACAAGACTGGCTCTTAAAGCATCTGAATACTTTTTGTATTACCTATTGTTAAAATCCATGATTGATTCTGGTTTTAAACCAAATCTTATGTTCATTGAATTTTCAGAAGAAATGTTGAACGAAAACAATGTTTATTCTTATAAAACCAAGTGGAAAGAATTAATGTTACCGGAAGATGTTCTAATGGATATTTATCCTGTCTTCAATAACAAATATAAGTTTGAAATACTGAGTCGTTTATTATTTGTTTCCTATAATTATCATATAAGACCAATCCAAGGGATTACAAATTTAATCAAAGGGGAAAATGCTAATGATGACACTTATTTTATAGCTCTTTCCTCTTACTTAAACAAAAAAAGACCATTTAATCCCAATAATGTGGGAATCCAAATCGATCAATTTACGCCTCAAGAATATGAAGATAGAATTGTAAAATATAGCAAGGGACAAGAAGAACTTTTACTCAGTCAATTTATTCTTTCTGATACAGAAGTTGGATTTTTAAAAAGAATCATTGATTTAGCTGAAAAAAATAATATCCCTACTGTCATTTGGGAACCACAAGTTCATCCTTATTACCAGGAAAAAAGAAAACAAATTACTGGTGGAAACCTCTTTGAGACAATTTCTCAAAACATAATCGATCCAAATTCTAAAAACATTCGTAAAATTTCATTGAACCATGGGAATACAAAATGTAAAATTTATACTGATTCTAGCCATGTTTCACCACTTTGTGTCCCCGAAATCGTAGATAAATTATTGCAAACTGCGAAGGACATTCCAAACTTTCAATAATACTATGAAACTCAAAAGAAAACATAAAAAGGTGATCAACCAAAGTTTCCTTTTTTGTTTTCTTTTTTTATTTTCTGTCAATTTTATGTACCAGCGGATTGCAGACAATGAAGTCAATTGTGGTGCATTAGGTTCTCCTGAAAGCGGCTGTCCTTATGCGTTTTTAGACCACACCTTAGGAAACGATCTTGGTCATGAACTGGGAGAAGAGGGAGAACATTCCGATCATGTTTGTATTTCTTGCCCGTGTAATTCGATTGTTTCCGTAACATGGAATCTATTTTTATCCCACATTTTAATCAATTTGCACAAAGTATATTTTGTACCAACTGAAGTTCAAATACCAAAATTTGCATCATCTACATTTCTTTTTCGACCACCCAGACATCACCTAACTTAGTTCTTTCGCAATTTATTTTTTTGCGTAAAATACGTGGGGGGTACCATGTTTATATTTTTATTGATTAAAAAATCTTATCCTTATTGGATTCGATTACTTTTGTTTATTACATTTATCCATTTTTCAGAATTAAAATCTCAAGAATATTTGGACAAATCATGCAAAAACATAGACTCAATACTTGAATTGAGTTCGTGCATTGTTGTAAGTCATCCTGACTTTCGCCTGGAGGAAATCAAACTTAAGGAAATTTCAGGAAGGAAAAAAATAGCTTCTTATTATTTTCCTTCAAACCCAACCTTCTCTGGTTATGTAGCTAGTCGGAAGGGAGATACAAGTTCGCCTATACTAGGTTCTTCCCCTTCAACTGCCAATAATTTTCAAGTGATGGTAAATCAAGAGATATTTACAAATGGAAAAAGGGAGATCGCAATCCAAATTGCAGATGAAGAATTCAGATCTCAAGTATATAGAGTTGAAACAGTCAAACGTTTGTTAGAATTTGAAGCACTAAAAAAACTCACACGTTTTCGTTACCTTTTTCTGGAAAAAGAAAATAGTCTCAATAGTTTAAACTTAGTTAAGGAATTAAAAAATGTTTCGAAGGCAAGAATCAATGAAGGGCTCTCTCCAGGGATTGATGAATCTTTATCCGACTCAGAAGAAATCCGAATTTTTAAAATCTGGAACCAGACACATCGATTATACGAGAATGCGAAATCGGAATTAGAAGTTTTAACAGGATTTCCTATCGAAATCAATCAATTCAATGTATACCATTGGAAACTTCCGAATGATTTGCCAATTGAAAAATCTGAATTGATAAAAATAGCTTATTTGTATCGCCCAGAAATTTTCCTAACGGAAAAAGAAATTGAATTAGCCCTTCTAAGGCACAATGAAGTTAAAAAACAAAAAATCCCGAATGTAAGTTTAGGTGCTTTTGCTCAAAACGATGGATTCAATGAACGAGTTGTAGGTGGAATGTTCACTTTACCGCTGACCATTTGGAGAGACTATGAAGGAGAATCCATCATCAGTTCTTCCAAAATTGATAGTTCAAAAGAGGTGAAAGAATCTGTATCTAGAAATATAAAACAGGAAGTTTTATTTGCACTCACAAATTATTTAACACTTGTAGAAGAAATTAAACTTTATGATGAAAACAAATTAGAGAGAGCAGAATCTGATCTTAAAAACCTTCAAGATGCCATCCGCTTTGGAAAAATCAAAATCATAGATGCAATCAACCAACAACGAATCCTCTTACAAACCAAATTAAACTATCTAAACACTAAATCAGAATTTGAAGTTTCTCAAATAGAATTGATAAGAGTTCTTGGTTTGCCGACAAAATCATTGGATGTTCAAAAATGAAAAAATATATTCAACTTACCTTCATTTCTATCATATTCATTTTCGTAACAGTTTATTTTTGGCAATCGCGCCTTAAACATTCTAGCCAAAATAACACTATCGAAAATACAAATTCGCTACATTTATCAAAAGAACAAAAAGAAGCAATATTAATCGAATCGGAAACTGCGCTTAAGAAATTAATCCATACAAAGATTGAACTCACTGGTGAAACAGAAGCAGTGCCAGATGACATCATGGATGTACCAGCAAGAATATCAGGAAGGATCACAGCTGTATACTTTGTAGAAGGTGATGTAATCAAAAAAGGCCAAAAACTTGTTATCATCGATTCACCAGAATTAGCAAAACTAAGATCGAACTATTTGGTTGCGAAATCAAAATATAATGCTGCAGAACAAAACCTAAACAGAATTAGCTCACTTGTCAAAATGAACTTGGCCGCAAAACAAGAACAAATTGATGCGGAGGCAAATTTAAAAATCTTTGATTCTGAAAAAAATTCAGCAGAAGAAAATTTGCGAGCGAATGGTTTACCCATTGATTCTAGTTCTACTGGTCAATATGTTGTTTATTCACCGCGGTCAGGTTTAGCATTATCTCGGAATGCAATTCCAGGTTCCATTGTTTCCGGAAACCAAATTCTTACAACAGTTGCCAATCTTTCCAATTTATGGTTCCAAGCAAAAATTTATGAAAGTGATTTAAAGTATTTAACTGAAGGGATATCGGCCAAGGTAATATTAAACGCATATCCTGATCTTATTTTTTCTGGAACACTCGAACATATTGGGGAGAAAGTTGATCCGGAATCGCGAACAGTCCATGCGAGAGTTGTATTTAAAAATCAAAACAAAAAAGCAAAAATTGGTTTATTCGGTAAAACAATATTAAGTGTCAACGAAAGGAGTGGAATCACAATTCCAAATTTAGCAATTCAGTCTTACCAAGATGAAAAATACGTTTTTATAGAAACCTCTACTTCAACATACCAATGGTTACCTGTGACAATAGGGTCTGCCAGTGAAGAAAGAACAGAAATTACAACTGGCCTAAACGAAGGAGACAAAGTAGTCACAAAAGGTGCGTTTGAATTAAAAGCCATTTTATTCAAAGAAACTTTTGGTGGAGAATGATATGGAATTTTTGACTAAAATAGTATCCTTCTCACTTCAAAACCGATTACTAATCATCATCTTCACTTCACTTCTCGTATTTGGTGGTTTTTATTCACTAAAACATTTGAAAGTTGATGCTGTTCCAGACATTACTAATGTCCAGGTTCAAATCATTACTACATCCCCTTCTCTTTCTACACTTGAAATAGAACAATACATCACGTTACCAGTGGAACGGGCCATTACTGGAATCCCAAATTTAACAGAAGTTAGATCAGTCTCTAGATACGGTTTTTCATTGGTCACTGCAGTTTTTGCCGAAGGAACGGACCTGTGGAAAAGTAGACAACTTGTGAGCGAAAAACTAACAGAAGCTTCTGAAAATATTCCTTCCATTTACGGAAAACCAGTCATAGGTCCGATCACAACAGGGTTGGGTGAAGTTTTTCAATTTACCATTGAAAGTGAATTTCATAACCAAATGGAACTCACTACTTACTTAAATTGGTACATCAATCCCACTCTCAAAACCGTTCCTGGGATAGTAGAAGTTAATAGTTTTGGAGGAAAAACAAAACAATTCCAAGTAATCGTTGATTCTTTAAAAGCAGCATCACTTGGAATTTCATTCAATGAAATTGTCAATGCAGTTCAATCCAATAATCTTTCAACTGGCAGCGGTTATATTGAAAAATCAAAGGAACAACTCATTGTAGGAAGCGATGGCCTTTTAAAAACAATCGTTGATTTTGAAAAAATTCAAATTGGAAAAATGAAAGATGGTTTCCCAATTTATTTAAGTGCTGTTGCGAAAATTTCGGAAGGAGCAAGATTAAGAAAAGGAGCAGCCACTGCTTCTGGAAAATCTGAAGTTGTTGGTGCAGTAACATTGATGTTACTTGGAGAAAATTCTCTAGAAGTCACAAAGTCAGTAAAAGATAAAATCACTCAAATCGAAAAAACACTACCGACAGGTATGAAAATCAAACCGTATTATGATCGTTCCATAATGGTATCAAATACATTAAAAACAATTGTATGGAATCTTTCAGAAGGAGCGATCCTCGTAATTATAATTTTATTTTTGATGATAGGTGATTTTCGTTCTGGTCTAGTCATTGCATCGGTGATACCTCTAGCTATGTTGATTGCGATTTCATTGATGTTTATTAGAGATTTACCGGCCAATCTGATGTCGATGGGAGCAATTGATTTTGGTTTGATCGTTGATGGAGCCGTGATTCTCATTGAAAATTCTCATCGAAGACTAGGGCTAAAAGTTAAAGAGTTAAAAAGGTCGCTCACCACTACAGAAAAAAAAGAAACAATACTAGATGCGACCATTGAGGTTAGAAAAGCAACGATTTATGGAGAAATTATTATAGGAATCGTTTACATTCCTATCCTTACTTTAAGTGGGACAGAAGGTAAAATGTTTATACCCATGGCAACGACTGTTCTATTTGCCTTAATTGGATCTTTTGTCCTTACACTTACAATCATTCCAGTACTTGCTTCTTTCTTTTTGCATGCAGATACAAAACAAGAATCAAAAACTATATTCTTTCAAAAAATACAAAACTGGTACATCCCAAAACTAAATTATAGTTTTAAAAAACCAAATAATATTATGTATTCAACGATTGGGATATTTATTATTTCTATTATTCTGTTTTTTAGATTAGGTGGAGAATTTTTACCAAAACTTGATGAAGGAA
The sequence above is a segment of the Leptospira sp. WS39.C2 genome. Coding sequences within it:
- a CDS encoding SRPBCC family protein — protein: MNLGKKISIGIIGIIAVPLVLAIFLPSTYQVERSIDISKSASDVFAFIRLLKNQDQYSVWAKRDPEMKKIFTGQDGTVGFISRWESQVKDVGVGEQEIKMINVDALEMQTELRFFEPFEGTERSYMKVSSLDPKKSKVIWGFDGSMPYPFNLMLLFMNFEEMIGKDFEEGLTNLKVVLEK
- a CDS encoding MFS transporter; protein product: MYKSLRQWFAPAPAIPQKSDEEIKSHYPKLRFQVLESTFVGYTVYYLTRNNFSPVSKEIGEALSYTKSDLGDILAVTAITYGIGKFFMGALSDRSNPRKFMAVGLFLTAILNFSFGFANHYWIHLFLWGANGIVQGMGWPPCGRSLGHWYSVRERGTTFAFWNIAHNIGGGIVGVIASHSAAKFGWQYAFFVPGIIALIGSFYIYLRLVDTPQSEGLPPIEVYRNDYPPEEKEDHEKELTTKQLIFEQVLLNKYIWLFAIINFFVYIIRYSLIDWGPTYLKETKGADLLGGGYSTFILEFGGIGSTILMGWVSDRFDGRRGMVSLFCIIPIFFAFLGILLNPPGNIWFDYLMFGLIGLFIYPPVMLLGVAGMDFTSKKAVGTAAGFIGLFGSLGRTAQGKGIAVLSTNYSWDVALGAILVSTLIAIFLLIFSWNLRPRG
- a CDS encoding cysteine synthase A, whose protein sequence is MNKDIRNGFIDTIGNTPLIRIRSLSEETGCEILGKAEFLNPGGSVKDRAALYIIQDAEKKGLLKKGGTVVEGTAGNTGIGLTHICNAKGYKSIIVIPETQSKEKIEMLRTLGAEVILVPAVPYADPGNYVRVSEQIAKETANSLWANQFDNLANRDAHFETTGPEIWNQTQGKIDVWTTSIGTGGTYAGTAMFLKSKNPNTKCIVADPYGSGIYSYVKTGSITIEGSSITEGIGQGRITKNMEGMPADDAIRIHDKEALAILQKVLKEDGLFMGGSVGINLAAAYQIAKQIGPGHTIVTVLCDTGTKYQSKIYNADFLKSKGL
- a CDS encoding acetoacetate--CoA ligase, yielding MAQNALWTPVNFDNNLTRFQNHLETKLGKSFPDYVSFHKFSIEEHEVFWKEWLFFSGFILKNKPSQTLKRGSHFSESKWFPDLTYNFAENLLEKGKPNKDAIVFYGENGNVQRLTYFDLKREVIRLQKHLKSLGVKKGDRIVGIVPNAPISTIGMLATTSLGAIWSSASPDFGVKGILDRFEQILPKVVISVESYLFKGKKISIIDKLEEVTQTLFSSPNSELKQSIVYEFIEPIHEFGKIVNPIRYSEIEAAKETNLEYIPIGFSDPVYIMFSSGTTGLPKCIVQGGGVLLNHTKELSLHCNLKEGDRFFYYTTCGWMMWNWSQSVLALGATLFQFDGNPFFPNWENLWDMAEKESIHIFGTSAKYLSVLEEENISVKSKFSLPELKVILSTGSPLPASGFLYVYENIKKDVQLSSISGGTDLNGCFALGNPSLSVFAGQIQCKGLGMDVQVFDDMGKSVVGEKGELVCPTPFPSMPLYFWNDESGVKYKSAYFETYDNIWCHGDFASITNEDGVIIYGRSDATLNPGGVRIGTADIYSVISKIPEIKDSVIIGQDYKDDVRVVLFVVLADGKILEEPLIRKIKEQIKLETSPRHVPSIVLSVPEIPYTVNGKKVEIAVKQTVAGLEVKNKNALANPNALDFFKDRKELIG
- a CDS encoding MBOAT family protein; translation: MLFNSIDYFYFFITCYITYWISPSRFRKYILILFSLIFYGYWSGSFLIHFVLFIVITHLCVIGILKTKKKIFLIFGVLINLINLCFFKYILTYLKYLMSEGELTIPFFQSLSEFVLPLAISFYTFQMIAYLVDAWRGKFTESPFLNFLLFILFFPQLIAGPIMRHDDFYDQIDHAKLSLDYVQRGILHILSGLIKKVLIADQLAKLINPVYANPSEYDGISIILSTFAFSFQVYGDFSGYTDLARGSAFLLGYEIPENFRSPFLSVSFAELWGRWHYTLSTWIRDYLYIPLGGNRVSEVRYNINTVIVMSLSGLWHGNTYTFFLWGFFHGIFLTIERSFFGKPNRSSMTLLKKIFAVIWVFTIFSFLATFFRIDTLEKIVSFWTSSINLQGKIIYKPDFWGLIIGSYAIQMIEYKNYFQDKLKPYIQWLIPIFAILMYYALVKIEAATETFIYFQF
- a CDS encoding DUF1574 family protein → MTPKKVYFYPLLLVLFIFVIDKIACIPKFREAARRPYKSGQNILIGFPKVWEETKQLQSENQNVVVVTGSSRSDIFHEWESIPVNKNTYSKPIYFETRLALKASEYFLYYLLLKSMIDSGFKPNLMFIEFSEEMLNENNVYSYKTKWKELMLPEDVLMDIYPVFNNKYKFEILSRLLFVSYNYHIRPIQGITNLIKGENANDDTYFIALSSYLNKKRPFNPNNVGIQIDQFTPQEYEDRIVKYSKGQEELLLSQFILSDTEVGFLKRIIDLAEKNNIPTVIWEPQVHPYYQEKRKQITGGNLFETISQNIIDPNSKNIRKISLNHGNTKCKIYTDSSHVSPLCVPEIVDKLLQTAKDIPNFQ
- a CDS encoding TolC family protein, producing MFIFLLIKKSYPYWIRLLLFITFIHFSELKSQEYLDKSCKNIDSILELSSCIVVSHPDFRLEEIKLKEISGRKKIASYYFPSNPTFSGYVASRKGDTSSPILGSSPSTANNFQVMVNQEIFTNGKREIAIQIADEEFRSQVYRVETVKRLLEFEALKKLTRFRYLFLEKENSLNSLNLVKELKNVSKARINEGLSPGIDESLSDSEEIRIFKIWNQTHRLYENAKSELEVLTGFPIEINQFNVYHWKLPNDLPIEKSELIKIAYLYRPEIFLTEKEIELALLRHNEVKKQKIPNVSLGAFAQNDGFNERVVGGMFTLPLTIWRDYEGESIISSSKIDSSKEVKESVSRNIKQEVLFALTNYLTLVEEIKLYDENKLERAESDLKNLQDAIRFGKIKIIDAINQQRILLQTKLNYLNTKSEFEVSQIELIRVLGLPTKSLDVQK